The DNA sequence GATTGTTGATGTGTTAAAAGAAGGAGAAACCCCCTTTTCAAAACTCAACAACCTTTTTGAATCCGATAAATCAACCGTATCAAAGCATTTGCTTGTCCTTAAGGAGGCGGGAATCGTCTCTTCACGGAAAAGCGGGTCAGACATGTTCTATAAACTTGAAGTGCCATGTATTACCGATTTCTTTAGCTGTGTT is a window from the Pseudomonadota bacterium genome containing:
- a CDS encoding metalloregulator ArsR/SmtB family transcription factor, whose product is MIGFEEAEIRSRIIKALAHPVRLMIVDVLKEGETPFSKLNNLFESDKSTVSKHLLVLKEAGIVSSRKSGSDMFYKLEVPCITDFFSCVTAVIENTVKKQQVCLCKK